A single region of the Coraliomargarita parva genome encodes:
- a CDS encoding TVP38/TMEM64 family protein, whose translation MRERISIFLRLLALGLILGAGLYWLYRLDFDVNQLLESLQSLPGWGFLLAMCFLPVAGFPIAAFYLYAGVAYGFWEGWFYCCVALLVNTSLSYYLARHLLRVPLSALLARRGYSIPELSEVNAFRFVLLLRVVPGAPFFVQNYLPALMGVDFVLYLTVSLVTHAIISAGVVACGGLIPDHFSLWHLWVIGGIVLVLALLRWIQYQRRKTA comes from the coding sequence TTGAGAGAACGAATCTCCATTTTCCTGCGCTTGCTGGCCCTCGGCTTGATCCTTGGGGCCGGCTTGTACTGGCTCTACCGTCTGGATTTCGACGTCAATCAGCTGTTGGAGTCGCTTCAATCGCTGCCGGGCTGGGGCTTCCTTCTTGCCATGTGTTTCCTTCCGGTGGCGGGCTTTCCGATTGCGGCATTCTACCTGTATGCGGGCGTGGCCTACGGTTTCTGGGAAGGCTGGTTCTACTGCTGTGTGGCCTTATTGGTGAATACCAGCCTCAGTTACTACCTCGCACGCCATTTGTTGCGTGTACCACTTTCCGCCCTGCTTGCCCGTCGAGGGTATTCGATCCCCGAATTGTCCGAGGTGAATGCCTTCCGCTTTGTCCTCTTGCTCCGGGTGGTGCCGGGCGCCCCGTTTTTTGTGCAGAATTACCTGCCGGCCCTGATGGGGGTGGATTTCGTCCTGTACCTGACGGTGTCTCTGGTTACCCACGCGATCATCTCGGCAGGTGTCGTCGCTTGCGGGGGGCTCATACCCGACCATTTCAGCCTGTGGCACCTGTGGGTGATCGGTGGCATCGTCCTGGTCCTGGCGCTCCTGCGCTGGATCCAGTACCAGCGGCGCAAAACCGCCTAG
- a CDS encoding phosphopantetheine-binding protein, whose product MGKKEFLIGSLKFLLVESLDLDDLELEDIDEEEALFGEGLGLDSIDALELVLQVEKRFGVKIKSSEETRQALKSIRVLAEYILEHAPEQVEAAYRKAHPDAVEDPAS is encoded by the coding sequence ATGGGCAAAAAAGAATTCTTAATAGGCAGTTTAAAATTCCTACTAGTCGAATCCTTGGATTTGGACGACTTGGAATTGGAGGATATTGACGAAGAAGAAGCCCTGTTCGGGGAGGGGCTCGGGCTCGATTCGATCGACGCCTTGGAGTTGGTCCTGCAGGTGGAGAAGCGTTTTGGTGTGAAGATCAAGAGCAGCGAAGAGACCCGACAGGCCTTGAAATCGATTCGGGTGCTGGCGGAATACATTCTGGAACATGCGCCGGAGCAGGTCGAAGCGGCTTATCGCAAGGCTCATCCGGACGCAGTCGAGGACCCGGCTTCCTGA